One window of Trichoderma breve strain T069 chromosome 3, whole genome shotgun sequence genomic DNA carries:
- a CDS encoding IBR domain, a half RING-finger domain-containing protein — protein sequence MFRSIKRKTEAALRRRKTNKSIDQITPVDVDWPIQSDSYPPSTSTEDRTATNTTEPEEELTPAEQALQFRFKQDDTSVLHTPALVEEVPAEDSVDEVDVAEQLGLGSYTTKYVPFVETSAMRSNMFVHSANSHYGMVNPAIMGGFGDDDDDSIWLVDDEETEEETEEATTTVKRGEGEDEDEEEDDVEKEGLEEEEEEDEPAVALPPTNQPPPVSTVPEPASTASPDTGFRYRINLALFDDDEFAAPPKETVTVFVDEDGNEDEDDILNPPSPSIDSAELLSAVNEFRRPGSSQDEIAASNGSSTPATSNPYVDLLEQQDSAMTVAYQRRLDLSGRRGDDEADDFSKIWTDIRCPECREFLDYTDIQRYADEETFKRYETLALRAAMAEAENFFWCTSGCGSGQIHESGQDQPIVICLHCTHRSCFHHNVAWHQGLTCDEYDQLLADPDNFRSKLEIDNEAWAAAQEAQLEADRAMAQGLLEEERRVREMREMREREERERTRKAIELARQIAARRKAEEDMSRETVGRTTKPCPGCGWAIEKNDGCSHMTCVKCKHQFCYECGADHKQILEKDNTVHKEDCKFHPSQLEDSAESEVRDNDDDDGDDTEEGDFDEGDFEDEEDEDEEVIVIRGSIRRFK from the exons ATGTTTAGGTCCATCAAGAGAAAGACTGAGGCTGCTCTTCGCAGACGAAAGACCAACAAGTCTATCGACCAGATAACCCCCGTTGACGTTGACTGGCCCATTCAGAGCGATTCATATCCGCCGTCAACTTCCACGGAAGATCGCACCGCGACTAATACAACCGAGCCGGAAGAGGAACTGACGCCTGCTGAACAAGCGCTGCAGTTTCGATTCAAGCAAGACGATACGAGTGTTCTTCATACACCCGcgcttgttgaagaagtgCCTGCAGAAGATTCCGTGgacgaggttgatgttgCGGAACAGCTTGGGCTAGGCTCATATACAACTAAGTACGTTCCGTTTGTAGAAACATCAGCCATGCGGAGCAACATGTTTGTCCATTCTGCCAATTCGCACTACGGCATGGTTAACCCTGCCATCATGGGCGGCTTTggagacgacgacgacgactcgATATGGCTGGTGGATGACGAGGAGACTGAGGAAGAAACTGAAGAGGCAACAACGACAGtcaagagaggagagggtgaagatgaggacgaggaggaagacgatgtAGAAAAGGAGGGgctcgaagaagaggaagaggaagatgagccAGCTGTCGCTTTACCACCAACGAATCAGCCTCCCCCAGTGTCAACTGTACCTGAACCAGCTTCAACGGCCAGCCCGGACACCGGGTTCAGATATCGCATTAATCTTGCCTTatttgacgatgacgagTTTGCAGCCCCGCCAAAAGAGACAGTCACAGTTTTTGTGGACGAGGACGGaaacgaggacgaggacgacatTCTAAATCCACCGTCGCCTAGCATCGATTCAGCGGAGCTTTTGAGCGCCGTAAACGAATTCCGACGCCCGGGCAGTAGCCAAGACGAGATTGCTGCGTCCAATGGCTCCTCTACTCCTGCTACAAGTAACCCGTACGTCGATCTTCTTGAGCAGCAAGACTCGGCCATGACGGTGGCATATCAGCGCCGTTTGGACCTGTCTGGTAGAcgtggagatgatgaagctgatgattTCAG CAAGATCTGGACAGACATCAGATGTCCTGAGTGCCGTGAATTTTTAGATTATACAGACATCCAGCGCTACGCTGATGAAGAGACATTCAAAAG ATACGAGACGCTTGCTCTCCGGGCTGCTatggctgaagctgaaaatTTCTTTTGGTGCACATCTGGCTGCGGTTCGGGTCAGATACACGAGTCTGGCCAAGATCAACCCATAGTAATATGCCTTCACTGCACCCATCGATCCTGTTTCCATCACAACGTCGCATGGCACCAGGGATTGACATGCGACGAGTACGATCAGCTGCTTGCTGACCCAGACAATTTCCGCTCCAAGCTTGAAATCGACAACGAAGCATGGGCAGCTGCGCAGGAGGCACAGCTCGAAGCCGACAGAGCCATGGCACAGGgcctgctggaagaagagaggagggttagagagatgagagaaatgagagaacgtgaagagagggagaggacgAGGAAAGCCATAGAGCTGGCGAGGCAAATcgcggcgaggaggaaggCTGAAGAGGATATGAGCAGGGAAACCGTCGGGAGAACAACAAAACCTTGCCCCGGGTGTGGATGGGCAATTGAAAAGAACGACGGATG TTCGCATATGACTT GCGTCAAGTGCAAGCACCAGTTTTGCTACGAGTGCGGTGCGGACCATAAGCAGATCCTTGAGAAGGACAATACTGTTCATAAGGAAGACTGTAAATTCCATCCGAGCCAGTTAGAAGATTCAGCGGAGTCGGAGGTGAGAgacaatgacgacgacgacggggATGATACTGAGGAGGGCGATTTTGACGAGGGAGATtttgaagacgaagaggatgaggatgaggaggtTATTGTTATTAGGGGTAGTATTAGGCGTTTTAAATAA
- a CDS encoding chromate transporter domain-containing protein, producing MGVSSWEYTINRYGHRAVELLAAEWHLGFTAFGGPPVHFKIWHDKFVTKLKWIDEQLYQELFGIAQALCGPGSTKMLYCINLIHDGFFGAVFGFLIWSLPGALGMFGLAIGVSNIGSALPRAVYALLSGLNAATVGIIALAAVQLSKSTVTDNVTRALVFLSSAAGMLYNALWYFPLLMFLSGVAAVVHDYRWLHKPMKATVALLSWRKRGTTAIEEGKEPMQAIQSSSSAGPSSRAAISSHVQHEDRLSEQRLSGAESEPRVIPQEYRLNFSWKVGTAIIAAFFATFIATMVLRSVLNSPPLLFSLFANLEYVVAEGWVSPRDFLIGLALAQAFPGPNFNFAVFLGTLAASNSGSSSTAGAVIAFVGIFFPGIALVHGTMGVWSSLRNRRWVKSGLRGVNAGAVGLIYTAVYRIWQVGYLDEGFQSGRSLGDDPWWVVVTATAYVGGRYYGVSAPVAIVLGAIMGLIRYGVVSGRG from the exons ATGGGCGTATCAAGTTGGGAATATACCATTAACCGGTACGGCCACCGTGCTGTCGAGCTTCTCGCGGCCGAATGGCACCTCGGCTTCACGGCGTTTGGCGGACCGCCGGTTCATTTTAAGATT TGGCATGACAAGTTTGTTACCAAATTGAAGTGGATTGATGAGCAACTA TATCAAGAGCTCTTTGGCATTGCTCAGGCACTATGCGGTCCGGGAAGCACCAAGATGCTATACTGCATCAACTTGATCCATGATGGATTCTTCGGTGCAGTCTTCGGCTTTCTCATATGGAG TCTCCCCGGAGCGCTGGGCATGTTTGGTCTTGCCATCGGTGTTTCCAACATCGGATCGGCTCTTCCCCGTGCTGTTTATGCCCTCTTATCAGGACTTAATGCGGCTACTGTCGGCATCATTGCCCTGGCAGCTGTGCAGCTTTCAAAGAGCACTGTCACGGATAATGTCACTAGGGCTTTGGTGTTTCTCAGCAGTGCTGCTGGCATGCTGTACAACGCCCTTTGGTATTTCCCCTTGCTCATGTTTCTCAGCGGTGTCGCTGCAGTTGTGCATGACTACCGCTGGCTGCATAAGCCTATGAAGGCGACGGTGGCCTTGCTAAgctggaggaagagaggcaCAACTGCTATCGAAGAGG GCAAGGAGCCTATGCAAGCTATACAGAGTTCATCTTCAGCTGGGCCTTCATCGAGAGCCGCCATCTCGAGTCATGTTCAACATGAGGATCGGCTGAGCGAACAAAGGCTCTCTGGGGCTGAATCTGAGCCTAGAGTCATCCCGCAAGAATATCGCTTGAATTTTTCTTGGAAGGTCGGGACCGCCATTATAGCAGCCTTTTTTGCGACCTTTATTGCTACTATGGTCTTGCGGAGCGTTTTAAATAGCCCTCCTCTCTTGTTCAGCTTGTTTGCCAACCT AGAATACGTCGTTGCCGAGGGGTGGGTCAGCCCGCGAGACTTTCTGATCGGACTTGCACTTGCTCAGGCGTTTCCGGGTCCCAACTTCAACTTTGCTGTATTTCTGGGAACTCTAGCTGCCTCCAATAGTGGCAGCTCGTCGACTGCTGGGGCGGTCATCGCCTTTGTTGGCATCTTTTTCCCGGGCATCGCCCTCGTCCACGGCACAATGGGCGTTTGGAGCTCGCTGCGGAATAGACGATGGGTCAAGTCCGGGTTGAGGGGTGTGAATGCCGGCGCTGTTGGGCTGATTTATACAGCCGTCTATCGAATCTGGCAGGTTGGGTATCTTGATGAAGGGTTCCAGTCTGGACGAAGCCTGGGTGACGATCCATGGTGGGTTGTGGTTACAGCCACGGCATATGTTGGGGGCAGATATTATGGAGTTTCAGCGCCTGTAGCCATCGTTCTGGGAGCTATCATGGGGTTGATTCGATATGGCGTCGTAtctggccgaggctga